Part of the Salinimonas iocasae genome, CTCCAGTAAGTCACGTTGATTATCTTGGCATACAGCCATAGCCCATTCGATCATCTTGCAATTGACCTTGGCATTGGGTTGCGTGAAGCTGTTTTCAATATGCTTGAAATAGTAAGTGGTACCGTTAACAGGCAACGCTTCTATGATAAAGTCATTCCCAATAACTGATTTTTGTTTACGCGCGCGTCCTATAACGCTGACCTTAAAATGCTTAGATAAGGTATCCCTGAGTTTTTTAGCTTCCTCGTGCCACTGCTCATCAAGCGGTTTGTGGTAAAGCAGGCTGATAACCAACTCTTCACTCAGCCCACTAAGATAATCAATCTGGAAAAGCTTTTTTCTTAGTACCGGATTATTCTTGAGCGTTTCAATCAGGACCGTCATCGCGTCGTTGATCGTTTTGCTGGCAGGCGGGAAGTTATCAACACGATACTTTTCTTTGGTCTGTTGGTTAAACATAATGTGATACAGGTCATCACCATCATGCCACACTCTGAATTCTGCTCGCATACGATAGTGTGTTTCTTGCGATTCAAATACCTGAACCTCAGGCGCATTGAAGTCCGATAGCAGCGACTGCAATCGTTCAGTCTTTTCATTTAATTGCTGATGATATGTCATCTCTGCTGATGACTGTGACTGGTTCGCCATGAAACGTCTCCGCATTATGCCGGTAATAAAATAAAGGGGCGCATTGTAGTTGGATTATCCGGGACTGCAATGGATTTGACTATATTTAGGTTAGCAAACGTGCGGGGCGTCATACCGACCATTCGATACTTTTACACTAATAAAAAACCCGGCCTGGGCCGGGTCTTTGTAACTGTTATTCAGCTTCGCCTTTTTCCTTGGCAGGCCTCACTTTCAGTGTTCGCTCGAGAAATACCTTGTCATTGAGCTCATCAATGGCTGAGTCAACATCATCAGTAATGACTTCAATAAAACCGTAACCTTTACGCTTACCAGTTCGACGATCTTTCATTAGTCTGACAGATTGCACATTGATATAACTCTTAAAGTAATCCTTAACCGCTTCCTCATTCGCTTTATAAGGCAGATTTCCCACATATAAGGTTGCTGTTTCTTTTGAAACTGCAGCAGGTGCCTCTTTAGAAGAAGATGTTCCACTTATTAGTGATGCCAGCCATGGCGTAACGATGCCACTAATAAGTAGTGATGCTGCAACAGACAAAGGTAAATTCATTTCCATGTCAGATGACGAGATAACAAAATACCCGGCTGCAGCAAATACTACGCTGATAACAGCGCAATGGATAAAGCCAACTTTCATAAACCTTCCTTAAAATTGTTATTGATAATACTTGGAGGCTGTTCATAGTTTACTCACTTGAAACAATTAGAACAACTTTATGTGTAACATATGAACGAAAGACTTTTTTATGAGCGGCTTTTGTATCGAAAACGAGCGGTTGAGCCGATTATGTAGCGAAGTAGGGTAAAAAGACAAAAAAGGGTTGACGGTTAGCGATTGTCATGTAGAATGCGCCCCACGTTTCGAGAGGGCAAT contains:
- the trmA gene encoding tRNA (uridine(54)-C5)-methyltransferase TrmA yields the protein MANQSQSSAEMTYHQQLNEKTERLQSLLSDFNAPEVQVFESQETHYRMRAEFRVWHDGDDLYHIMFNQQTKEKYRVDNFPPASKTINDAMTVLIETLKNNPVLRKKLFQIDYLSGLSEELVISLLYHKPLDEQWHEEAKKLRDTLSKHFKVSVIGRARKQKSVIGNDFIIEALPVNGTTYYFKHIENSFTQPNAKVNCKMIEWAMAVCQDNQRDLLELYCGAGNFSIPMAGQFRHVIGTEIAKPSVAAAQYNIECNNLDNVKIVRLSAEDFTSAMRKERTFSRLEGIDLESYDFGTVLVDPPRAGLDDESLAMIQDYDDIIYISCNPETLADNLKTLTQTHDIADAALFDQFPFTHHIEAGVRLTRR
- a CDS encoding RNA recognition motif domain-containing protein, encoding MKVGFIHCAVISVVFAAAGYFVISSSDMEMNLPLSVAASLLISGIVTPWLASLISGTSSSKEAPAAVSKETATLYVGNLPYKANEEAVKDYFKSYINVQSVRLMKDRRTGKRKGYGFIEVITDDVDSAIDELNDKVFLERTLKVRPAKEKGEAE